One part of the Novipirellula aureliae genome encodes these proteins:
- a CDS encoding O-antigen ligase family protein, protein MGAIAVTLLAVVFCVGGLFRPWIGFVGYASFAVLCPQWNWRWSLPDLDFQKFLAVSTLLGFLMSGMARNRLARNEMMAVAALAAYLGICFLSSFQTINADSTAFFMDITWKIVLMMIVGIFVLREPVHLIWLLGTLVVAQGWNAWNINQLYFNRGFINVNDFSWNFLDNNTYSVSSVPVLAISLAALLISDKVWVRASCGLVFVLQMHQIMLLESRGTMIGALLVCACAIVWMPKTRFNWTTVTVATVIGVILAGPPVIKEFSSVFKPKDELDSSAESRFQLWKAGAAITADYPLLGVGPWGGQYLVPQYYEGYSENRGRKALHNLFFEISTGMGLPGVTCFLAFFWVPWWLHLKQRRRRVDQPSWFLWINLAMLCGIPGFWLASMFSSGALIEAPYVLTAAGICSLAVLRQQESLTATETWDTDDNQTFPS, encoded by the coding sequence ATGGGAGCCATTGCAGTCACACTGTTAGCTGTTGTCTTTTGTGTCGGGGGGCTTTTTCGGCCTTGGATTGGTTTCGTTGGGTATGCAAGCTTTGCTGTCTTGTGCCCCCAATGGAATTGGCGATGGAGCCTGCCGGATCTCGATTTTCAAAAGTTTCTAGCGGTGTCGACGTTGCTCGGTTTTCTGATGAGCGGAATGGCCCGGAACCGATTGGCACGCAACGAGATGATGGCGGTCGCGGCATTAGCGGCGTACTTGGGTATCTGTTTTCTAAGCAGTTTCCAAACCATCAATGCGGATAGCACGGCGTTCTTCATGGACATTACTTGGAAAATCGTGCTGATGATGATTGTGGGAATTTTTGTCTTGCGTGAACCGGTTCATTTGATTTGGTTGTTGGGGACCCTGGTGGTGGCGCAAGGTTGGAATGCTTGGAACATCAACCAGCTTTACTTCAATCGCGGGTTCATCAACGTCAACGATTTCAGTTGGAACTTTCTGGACAATAACACGTACTCCGTTTCGAGCGTGCCGGTACTAGCGATCAGTCTTGCTGCTTTGCTTATTTCTGATAAGGTTTGGGTCCGGGCGTCATGCGGATTGGTTTTTGTATTGCAAATGCACCAAATCATGCTGCTGGAGTCTCGGGGCACGATGATCGGCGCTTTATTGGTATGCGCGTGTGCCATCGTTTGGATGCCGAAGACTCGTTTCAATTGGACGACCGTCACGGTTGCAACCGTGATTGGGGTTATTCTTGCCGGCCCGCCAGTAATCAAAGAGTTTTCCTCCGTCTTCAAACCCAAGGATGAACTCGATAGTTCGGCGGAGTCCCGATTTCAACTTTGGAAAGCCGGAGCGGCGATTACCGCCGATTACCCGCTGTTGGGCGTCGGGCCTTGGGGTGGCCAGTATTTGGTACCACAGTACTACGAAGGGTATTCGGAGAACCGGGGCCGTAAGGCTCTGCACAACCTGTTCTTCGAAATTTCGACCGGGATGGGACTTCCTGGGGTCACCTGTTTCCTAGCTTTTTTCTGGGTACCCTGGTGGCTGCATTTGAAACAGCGTCGTCGTAGGGTCGATCAGCCGTCTTGGTTTTTGTGGATCAACTTGGCGATGTTGTGCGGCATTCCCGGGTTTTGGCTCGCCAGTATGTTCTCTAGCGGTGCATTGATCGAAGCGCCCTATGTGTTAACAGCGGCCGGGATTTGTTCGCTCGCCGTCCTGCGTCAGCAGGAGTCACTGACCGCCACTGAGACCTGGGATACGGATGATAATCAAACTTTTCCGTCTTAG
- a CDS encoding glycosyltransferase family 4 protein, with amino-acid sequence MKSNLQFPRRSGHDVHCYSMMRELASLGHSISLISDAPVSDQAIAGVECIHRQTFDEYGPVDGVVTLSKLQQRFRSYWGVPGRNIAVLADASRRWEADVVVVVGLDVLPYLSGVESAIRVWYAADEWFLHHMSQVFPTKPATWGEGKAALVKGLYERVYASCVDRVWVVSDRDARAVRWVMGTAVDVAPNGVDFDHYRRVENVAIDQQPKSCVFWGRLDFGPNIDAIEWFCEHVWRDVAAQTPGAVFNVFGFAPSEKVRALADQYGFILTPDLPDIRAEITKNQVVVLPFVSGAGIKNKLLEAAALSMPIVASPRVVDGLRLGDHNPLIVAKRTSQWGETLRSLWSEDASRQQLGQRAREWVASEYSWRQAAEKVLRPLQGEVKSR; translated from the coding sequence ATGAAGTCCAATTTGCAGTTTCCCCGCCGTAGCGGACATGACGTGCATTGCTACTCGATGATGCGGGAACTCGCCTCGCTGGGGCATTCGATCAGTTTGATCAGCGATGCGCCGGTATCGGATCAAGCGATTGCTGGGGTCGAATGCATACATCGCCAAACGTTTGACGAATACGGGCCAGTCGATGGCGTCGTTACGCTGTCAAAATTGCAGCAGCGGTTTCGCTCCTACTGGGGGGTCCCCGGACGGAATATCGCGGTTTTGGCCGACGCGTCGCGGCGGTGGGAGGCCGACGTGGTCGTCGTTGTCGGGCTAGACGTATTACCCTATTTGTCTGGCGTCGAGTCGGCAATTCGCGTCTGGTACGCCGCCGATGAGTGGTTCCTGCATCACATGTCGCAGGTCTTCCCCACCAAGCCGGCGACTTGGGGCGAGGGCAAGGCCGCACTGGTGAAGGGACTTTACGAACGTGTCTACGCATCTTGCGTCGATCGTGTTTGGGTCGTCTCCGATCGTGACGCTCGCGCCGTCCGCTGGGTGATGGGGACGGCGGTCGATGTCGCCCCCAACGGCGTTGATTTCGATCATTACCGCCGCGTTGAGAATGTTGCCATCGATCAACAACCAAAGAGCTGTGTGTTTTGGGGGCGGCTCGATTTCGGTCCCAATATCGACGCGATCGAGTGGTTTTGCGAACATGTTTGGCGCGACGTTGCCGCCCAGACCCCTGGCGCCGTGTTCAATGTGTTTGGCTTCGCCCCGTCGGAAAAGGTGCGGGCGCTGGCCGATCAGTATGGCTTTATCTTGACCCCCGATTTACCCGATATCCGGGCGGAGATCACGAAAAACCAAGTCGTCGTATTGCCATTTGTCAGCGGCGCCGGGATTAAGAATAAACTGTTGGAGGCGGCGGCGTTGTCGATGCCGATCGTTGCCTCGCCCCGGGTCGTCGACGGGCTACGACTGGGCGATCACAACCCGTTGATCGTCGCTAAGCGGACGTCACAGTGGGGCGAAACGCTGCGGTCCTTGTGGAGCGAGGATGCGTCCCGACAACAATTGGGCCAGCGTGCCCGCGAGTGGGTCGCCAGCGAGTATTCGTGGCGGCAGGCGGCGGAAAAGGTGTTACGGCCGCTGCAGGGAGAAGTGAAGTCGCGGTAG
- a CDS encoding class I SAM-dependent methyltransferase, with protein MPGSYWLDVGGGHAIFPNNPDSASELVSRCKVVVAVDPSEYVRENQFVHESVCSPLEEYSSAIQFDLATMRMVVEHVEDPVQFVASLGRLVKPGGYVVVFTVNRNTPIATLSTVIPFGLHHPIKRLFWGGDEKDTFPVCYRMNSRDVLRELFSNAGFDERAFEKLDDLSTFGRFKVCNYLELLGWSGFRWVGKSYPENCLLGIYQRREE; from the coding sequence TTGCCCGGCAGTTACTGGCTGGACGTTGGCGGTGGGCACGCGATTTTCCCAAACAACCCAGACTCGGCATCCGAACTGGTCTCTCGCTGCAAGGTTGTTGTTGCTGTTGACCCAAGCGAATATGTCCGGGAAAACCAGTTTGTCCACGAATCCGTTTGTTCGCCACTCGAGGAATACTCTTCGGCCATCCAGTTTGACCTCGCGACGATGCGTATGGTCGTGGAACATGTGGAGGACCCGGTTCAATTCGTTGCCAGCTTGGGAAGGCTCGTGAAACCCGGCGGCTATGTCGTCGTCTTTACCGTGAATCGAAACACTCCAATCGCGACTTTGTCTACAGTCATACCGTTTGGCCTGCACCATCCGATCAAAAGGCTTTTTTGGGGAGGGGATGAGAAAGACACGTTTCCTGTTTGTTATCGAATGAACAGCCGCGATGTGCTGCGAGAGTTGTTTTCTAACGCAGGTTTCGATGAGCGTGCGTTTGAAAAACTAGATGACTTGTCGACTTTTGGACGCTTTAAGGTGTGCAATTATTTGGAATTGCTCGGTTGGTCAGGATTCCGATGGGTTGGCAAGTCCTATCCTGAAAACTGTTTGTTGGGAATTTATCAACGCCGAGAAGAATAA
- a CDS encoding cadherin domain-containing protein, whose amino-acid sequence MPIRSINRPRRRLRFESLEKRALLAATLEPVVSESTDNEIAAIIAPMMDDAEMHHESLSSRYVANHHDPFLPDFSQLPAINGRHVWHSTAAGDWQTAFAAAGPEDVVVIEHAIDFDGAADVHSIVIRDGGMLRFDIAGDQSLRVVNLQVLSGGALQIGTEAAPHQGTAEVVFKDVPFDLAVDPGQYGHGLIALGTVTMHGRTLAQTFATLDGEIIAGEDSLAVDGKVTDWSPGDRLLIPDSRQLFYTANVATGLDRYESLTVAAIEAGQVRLQQGAQFDHLGARNASGELVFSPHVANLSRNVVLRSENPTGVRGHTMLIGRAEIDIRYVEFRDLGRTTNDPLNNTLFDDDGHAYQIGTNQESRYPIHMHHLVGPIATPESGHQYTILGNAVHSSVANSKWGITIHGSHYGLIDQNVVYNFAGAGIVTEDGSESFNTISNNFISRISGTRGRGKFTDGREGSGIWLMRPNNELYGNVVSGATKAAYAIYGGNNTPAPSVRVPAYQGADPHHDFNLVAPQAMHLLKFDENVGYASHMGIELWYLGYESYYNPTQLTIADSVISDSSLWHINHTGIFGQQANQLKVRSTVILGDRSMMSGYNYPTGFQVARVNKSELKDIVIENYRVGIVAPTRTGPLGTSTPIQQVTPFLVDRAILANRTNVSVKTPSEDTSASLPPRYVLLRDIEFNSTDSGLTDSQNIAMAYRDGRFTNVVQLDVIEVENYGGVPGNNYRVFYEQQSPDFLVPETGANSHLGPNSPIGAPIGGLTNAQAWEQLGIAVAGAIAPGGVNSEARVPVPGIRGLAFPLEDHLLPPLVAGVDSGRRDESEWVTEEHRLQLYGRARPGAEVSVAIGGETLGITVANNLGEWRFDYSDVELPRGSYVFTAQSHSGNASSAASDPLTVHVFNRPPLFADVELEIVENAAVGTVVGSVGVSDPDIGDRVSLRIIGGDPNGRFAFDQVTGDMTVAASLDGGTYRGEHRLQIVATDRAGLTAAREVLVTVTPRVSGDWIEVLSYPAFPSLSAEEIQYLTPAQIASISTRDAFLSIPASSRVALTPSQVQALNMSPSGMVDGLTFEQRSMLTDSQVASLGGGRYGHLEFAKLPADRIVALTQMQLSSIPDAYGFSKIPAMVRAALLPEQVRGLNIAYHGMIRALTPDQVLQLTDEQLQSIATGGYGLMDLARVPASRITAILPSQISALTSAYALIQIPAETRAALTPEQVRALDIAPSGMIRALTPNQVLELTDEQLQSIVTGGYGFMDLASVPASRITAILPSQISALTSAYALIQIPAEARAALTPEQVRALDIAPSGMIRALTPNQVLELNDEQLRSIRSGGYGFMDLAHVPASRISVILPSQISALDSTYAFMQLPSAARRAMTTEQVSALNTSYAGMLQGLTSEQIGMLTDGQITSLHFQDFRRLLPTQILNLTEGQLLSIPSRWDFDRLPLESRLTLADAGIVWVDDIGIQFGVF is encoded by the coding sequence ATGCCAATTAGATCCATCAATCGACCCCGTCGCCGACTCCGCTTCGAATCTTTGGAAAAGCGAGCCTTGTTAGCCGCGACGCTCGAGCCGGTGGTGTCCGAATCGACCGACAATGAGATCGCGGCGATCATCGCCCCGATGATGGATGATGCCGAGATGCATCACGAATCGCTTTCTAGTCGGTACGTGGCGAATCACCACGACCCCTTCTTGCCCGATTTTTCGCAGCTCCCGGCCATCAACGGTCGCCACGTTTGGCATTCGACCGCCGCAGGTGATTGGCAAACCGCCTTTGCCGCTGCGGGGCCCGAGGATGTCGTCGTCATTGAGCATGCGATCGATTTCGATGGTGCCGCGGATGTGCATTCTATCGTCATCCGTGATGGTGGCATGCTAAGGTTCGATATTGCTGGCGACCAGTCGTTGCGGGTGGTCAATTTGCAGGTGTTGTCGGGCGGCGCGTTACAGATCGGAACCGAGGCGGCGCCGCACCAGGGCACGGCTGAGGTCGTGTTCAAGGATGTGCCGTTCGACTTGGCGGTCGACCCCGGTCAGTATGGCCACGGTCTGATCGCCTTGGGCACCGTGACGATGCACGGCAGGACGTTGGCTCAGACCTTCGCCACGCTCGATGGCGAGATCATCGCGGGTGAGGACTCCTTGGCCGTCGACGGCAAGGTGACCGATTGGTCTCCGGGCGATCGATTGCTGATCCCCGACAGTCGGCAGCTTTTTTACACGGCGAATGTCGCGACGGGTTTAGATCGTTACGAGTCACTCACCGTCGCGGCGATCGAAGCGGGCCAAGTGCGGTTACAGCAAGGGGCTCAGTTCGACCATTTAGGGGCTCGTAACGCTTCCGGCGAACTGGTCTTTTCGCCGCATGTCGCCAACCTGTCACGGAACGTCGTCTTGCGGTCGGAAAACCCAACCGGAGTCCGCGGTCACACGATGTTGATCGGCCGGGCAGAGATCGATATCCGCTACGTTGAGTTCCGTGATTTGGGTCGGACGACGAACGATCCGCTGAACAACACGTTGTTTGATGACGACGGTCATGCCTACCAGATCGGTACGAACCAGGAATCGCGATATCCGATCCACATGCACCATCTGGTCGGCCCGATTGCGACGCCGGAGAGCGGGCATCAGTACACGATTCTAGGCAACGCCGTCCATTCGAGCGTTGCAAATTCGAAGTGGGGGATCACGATCCACGGTTCGCACTACGGATTGATCGACCAGAATGTCGTTTACAACTTCGCGGGGGCGGGAATCGTCACCGAGGACGGCAGCGAGAGCTTTAATACGATTTCGAACAACTTCATTAGCCGAATTTCAGGAACCCGAGGGCGAGGCAAGTTTACCGATGGTCGCGAAGGCTCGGGAATTTGGCTGATGCGGCCGAACAATGAGTTGTACGGTAATGTGGTTAGCGGAGCCACGAAAGCAGCCTACGCAATTTACGGTGGTAATAATACTCCCGCGCCATCCGTTCGGGTCCCGGCCTATCAAGGTGCCGATCCGCATCACGATTTTAACCTTGTCGCGCCACAGGCGATGCACCTTTTGAAGTTCGATGAAAACGTCGGGTACGCCAGTCACATGGGCATCGAGTTGTGGTATCTGGGATACGAGAGTTACTATAATCCGACCCAGTTGACAATCGCCGATTCGGTTATCAGTGACTCATCGCTGTGGCATATCAACCATACGGGTATCTTTGGCCAGCAAGCCAATCAGTTAAAGGTCAGGTCGACCGTGATATTGGGTGATCGGTCGATGATGTCTGGTTATAACTACCCGACCGGGTTCCAGGTCGCCCGGGTGAATAAGTCCGAACTGAAAGACATCGTAATCGAAAACTATCGCGTTGGTATCGTTGCCCCGACCCGAACCGGTCCGCTGGGGACGAGCACTCCGATACAGCAGGTAACACCTTTTTTAGTAGACAGAGCTATTCTGGCAAATCGAACCAATGTGTCTGTAAAGACGCCCAGCGAGGATACTTCAGCAAGTCTGCCACCTCGGTACGTACTGTTAAGGGACATCGAGTTTAACTCCACCGATTCGGGTTTAACTGACTCTCAGAATATTGCGATGGCTTATCGAGACGGTCGCTTTACCAATGTGGTTCAGTTGGATGTCATCGAAGTTGAAAATTACGGCGGTGTCCCCGGAAACAATTATCGTGTCTTTTACGAGCAGCAGTCGCCCGACTTCCTTGTTCCGGAAACGGGTGCGAATTCGCATTTGGGTCCTAATTCTCCGATCGGTGCTCCGATCGGTGGATTAACGAATGCTCAAGCATGGGAACAGTTGGGGATCGCCGTGGCGGGGGCCATCGCTCCGGGCGGCGTCAATAGTGAGGCGAGAGTTCCGGTGCCGGGAATTCGTGGCCTTGCGTTCCCGCTCGAGGATCACCTGTTGCCGCCTCTGGTAGCGGGCGTTGATTCTGGAAGGCGAGATGAAAGCGAATGGGTCACGGAGGAACACCGATTGCAGCTTTACGGACGGGCTCGCCCCGGAGCGGAGGTCTCAGTTGCCATCGGTGGTGAGACGCTCGGTATCACCGTTGCCAATAACTTAGGGGAATGGCGATTCGATTACAGCGATGTAGAATTGCCTCGCGGCAGTTACGTATTCACCGCCCAATCACATTCCGGGAACGCATCCTCGGCCGCTTCCGATCCGCTAACGGTCCATGTTTTTAATCGTCCGCCCCTGTTTGCCGATGTTGAATTGGAGATCGTCGAGAATGCGGCGGTCGGCACGGTCGTGGGAAGCGTCGGTGTCAGCGATCCTGACATCGGTGATCGTGTCAGCTTGCGGATTATTGGCGGCGATCCGAATGGGCGATTTGCCTTCGATCAGGTCACGGGTGACATGACCGTTGCCGCTAGTCTTGACGGCGGTACTTATCGCGGCGAGCATCGGCTTCAAATCGTTGCCACGGATCGAGCTGGCTTGACGGCAGCGCGTGAAGTATTGGTTACCGTGACTCCTCGTGTATCCGGCGACTGGATCGAGGTGCTGTCCTATCCGGCGTTCCCTAGCTTGTCAGCAGAAGAGATTCAATACCTGACGCCGGCCCAAATTGCATCGATATCGACTCGGGACGCTTTCTTGAGTATACCTGCTTCCTCACGAGTGGCGTTGACGCCATCGCAGGTTCAGGCATTGAATATGTCTCCGAGCGGGATGGTGGACGGCTTGACATTCGAGCAAAGGAGCATGCTGACAGATTCGCAAGTCGCGTCCCTGGGTGGAGGTAGATATGGGCATCTTGAATTTGCCAAGTTACCAGCCGATCGAATTGTCGCGTTAACGCAGATGCAATTATCGTCAATTCCTGATGCCTACGGGTTTTCAAAGATTCCCGCCATGGTACGGGCGGCGTTGCTGCCAGAGCAGGTTCGCGGCTTAAATATCGCATATCACGGGATGATTCGTGCGTTGACGCCGGATCAGGTTTTACAGCTTACTGATGAGCAGTTGCAGTCGATAGCCACGGGGGGTTACGGACTCATGGACTTGGCGCGCGTGCCCGCCTCGAGGATAACAGCCATTTTGCCTAGCCAGATTTCGGCATTGACGTCCGCCTATGCACTAATCCAGATTCCTGCGGAGACGCGAGCGGCGTTAACCCCTGAGCAGGTCCGTGCGCTGGACATCGCCCCCAGCGGGATGATTCGTGCGTTGACGCCGAATCAGGTTTTGGAACTCACTGATGAGCAGTTGCAGTCGATCGTCACAGGTGGTTACGGATTCATGGATTTGGCGAGCGTGCCCGCCTCGAGGATAACAGCCATTTTGCCTAGCCAGATTTCGGCATTGACGTCCGCCTATGCACTAATCCAGATTCCTGCGGAGGCGCGAGCGGCGTTAACCCCTGAGCAGGTCCGTGCGCTGGACATCGCCCCCAGCGGGATGATTCGTGCGTTGACGCCGAATCAGGTTTTGGAACTCAATGATGAGCAACTGCGGTCGATCAGATCGGGGGGGTATGGATTCATGGATTTGGCGCATGTGCCCGCCTCGAGGATAAGCGTTATTTTACCTAGTCAGATTTCGGCATTGGACTCGACGTATGCGTTTATGCAGTTGCCCTCCGCAGCGCGGCGAGCAATGACAACCGAGCAAGTATCCGCATTGAATACGTCGTATGCTGGAATGCTGCAGGGATTGACGTCTGAGCAGATCGGGATGCTTACCGACGGTCAGATTACGTCGCTTCACTTCCAGGATTTTCGGCGATTGTTGCCGACGCAGATTTTGAATTTGACTGAGGGCCAGTTATTGTCGATCCCGTCGCGTTGGGATTTCGACCGATTGCCGCTGGAGTCGCGACTGACACTCGCGGATGCCGGAATTGTCTGGGTAGATGATATCGGTATTCAATTCGGTGTGTTTTAA
- a CDS encoding glycosyltransferase family 4 protein has protein sequence MHESTVNQKRFEKDPLIRVGVSTRHGMADEIAACPPDGVEYCFPTPTRTRHRFIRSPIKSYLMEFADTREFDVLEAVLSPVITSAPWVCSLDCFEAALAFGFLTFPLPRVTRVGYVNRLFRRNNCKKLLFWSQAARETLYGYGGVTDPVVIDKATVVYPAIRQVSEDFIRYTDDQVKLLFSGDFFRKGGANVVDVFESLQQEYPGITLRICCDEKIDFRSRNRELKEEYLTRIRKNQSIQFGRVSRQRMLGEVLPETDVYLLPTYNEAFGFAILEAMAYGIPVVATNHFAIPEIIDSESDSFLIDISDFDTKNMFRGYAVDAIPLPFRNHVNDQLKAYLRRLIESSALRRTVGAAALEKVRSKFGFGSRNETMSVIYREAVC, from the coding sequence ATGCATGAATCAACAGTAAATCAAAAAAGATTCGAAAAAGACCCTCTTATCCGTGTTGGCGTTTCGACACGTCACGGGATGGCGGATGAGATTGCGGCCTGTCCTCCCGACGGCGTTGAGTACTGCTTTCCCACTCCCACGCGAACACGTCACCGGTTCATTCGCAGTCCGATCAAAAGTTACTTGATGGAGTTTGCTGACACTCGCGAATTTGATGTGCTGGAAGCTGTCCTTAGTCCGGTGATCACATCGGCACCTTGGGTTTGTTCTCTTGATTGTTTCGAGGCCGCACTCGCATTCGGCTTTTTGACCTTTCCGCTACCACGCGTCACGAGAGTTGGGTATGTAAATCGCTTGTTTCGTAGAAACAATTGCAAAAAACTATTGTTTTGGAGTCAGGCGGCACGCGAAACCCTTTATGGCTACGGAGGCGTAACTGACCCCGTGGTGATCGACAAAGCAACAGTCGTCTATCCAGCAATCCGACAAGTTTCGGAAGATTTCATCCGATATACTGACGACCAAGTGAAACTGCTTTTCAGTGGCGACTTCTTTCGCAAAGGTGGGGCGAACGTTGTCGATGTGTTCGAGTCGCTTCAGCAGGAGTATCCAGGCATCACGCTCCGTATTTGCTGCGATGAGAAGATTGATTTTCGATCCAGAAATCGCGAACTGAAGGAAGAGTATCTGACTCGAATTCGCAAGAATCAGTCCATTCAATTTGGACGGGTCTCACGCCAACGGATGCTCGGTGAAGTTTTGCCGGAGACGGATGTCTACCTCTTGCCGACTTATAACGAAGCCTTTGGATTCGCAATCCTCGAAGCGATGGCTTATGGAATCCCCGTCGTCGCCACCAATCATTTTGCCATTCCTGAAATTATCGATTCCGAAAGCGACAGCTTCTTGATCGATATCAGCGATTTCGACACAAAAAATATGTTTCGCGGCTACGCGGTTGATGCAATTCCCCTGCCATTTCGCAACCACGTTAACGATCAGCTGAAGGCTTACTTAAGAAGGCTGATCGAATCCTCGGCGCTGCGGCGGACGGTTGGCGCTGCCGCTCTCGAGAAAGTTCGATCGAAGTTCGGTTTTGGATCCCGGAACGAGACGATGTCCGTTATCTACCGTGAAGCAGTTTGTTGA
- a CDS encoding FkbM family methyltransferase codes for MEPVPEMFRRIRTNRRNAISINCALVSEDYGEKTVAITPAHAMSRICSAESDPDEVTIDVPARTLTSILDEVNPPQVDLLSLDVDGFEYEVLRGLDLDRWKPGLIIVECLTEESRAVIHGILSCAYDMIAQPTFRDYVYRARSIA; via the coding sequence ATTGAACCTGTTCCAGAAATGTTCAGGCGTATCCGCACAAACAGAAGGAACGCGATTTCAATCAACTGTGCGTTGGTGTCCGAGGACTACGGTGAGAAGACAGTCGCGATAACACCAGCCCACGCGATGTCACGCATCTGCTCTGCGGAATCGGATCCGGACGAGGTGACAATTGATGTTCCCGCGCGGACTCTCACGTCCATTTTGGATGAAGTCAATCCGCCTCAAGTGGACCTGCTTTCTCTTGACGTCGACGGCTTTGAGTATGAAGTGTTACGAGGTCTTGACCTTGACCGGTGGAAGCCTGGACTCATTATCGTCGAATGCTTGACCGAAGAGTCTCGTGCGGTCATTCATGGAATCTTGAGCTGTGCCTATGACATGATTGCACAACCAACGTTTCGGGATTATGTTTATCGCGCCCGATCCATAGCATGA